A stretch of the Azorhizobium caulinodans ORS 571 genome encodes the following:
- a CDS encoding SDR family NAD(P)-dependent oxidoreductase, with translation MPSSQGGRRGAATADSRPCALVTGASTGIGFELARLLARDGYRLLLVSRDPSRLEDAAAKLRAEWPDVALELRAVDLADADGMDELCEYAAHVAPDILVNNAGFGGYGPFVESRPSDEVAMIATNVTALTMLAKAVLPGMLKRKAGRILNVGSTASFAPGPFAAVYAATKAYVLSLSEALAEEVSGSGVTVTCLCPGPTETGFARRASMSSTRVFKGPVADAAGVARTGYEAMMAGRRLAVPGPVNKLLVFAIRLVPRRVVAFISRRELSPVPPA, from the coding sequence ATGCCTTCATCGCAAGGCGGGCGGCGCGGCGCAGCGACGGCTGACAGCCGCCCCTGCGCCCTGGTCACCGGCGCCAGCACCGGCATCGGCTTCGAGCTGGCGCGGCTGCTGGCGCGGGACGGCTACCGGCTGCTGCTCGTCTCGCGCGATCCCTCGCGGCTGGAGGATGCCGCCGCCAAGCTCCGCGCGGAGTGGCCGGATGTCGCGCTGGAATTGCGCGCGGTGGATCTCGCCGATGCCGATGGCATGGACGAGTTGTGCGAATACGCCGCGCATGTTGCGCCCGACATTCTCGTCAACAATGCGGGCTTCGGCGGTTATGGCCCCTTCGTCGAGAGCCGCCCCTCCGACGAGGTGGCGATGATCGCCACCAATGTGACCGCGCTCACCATGCTCGCCAAGGCGGTGCTGCCCGGCATGCTGAAACGCAAGGCGGGCCGCATCCTCAATGTGGGGTCAACGGCGAGCTTTGCGCCGGGACCGTTCGCGGCGGTCTATGCCGCCACGAAGGCCTATGTGCTGAGCCTGTCCGAGGCGCTGGCCGAAGAGGTCAGCGGCAGCGGCGTCACCGTCACCTGCCTGTGTCCCGGCCCCACGGAGACCGGCTTTGCCCGCCGCGCCAGCATGAGCAGCACCCGCGTCTTCAAGGGGCCGGTGGCCGATGCCGCAGGCGTCGCCCGCACTGGCTATGAGGCGATGATGGCCGGGCGCCGCCTTGCGGTGCCGGGGCCGGTGAACAAGCTGCTCGTCTTCGCCATCCGTTTGGTCCCGCGCCGCGTCGTCGCCTTCATTTCCCGACGGGAACTCTCTCCCGTGCCGCCCGCCTGA
- a CDS encoding polysaccharide deacetylase family protein, producing the protein MPRLSSSLLLALPLCLAAGAAVAAPACYAPSALKAVPGEEKVQPHTSSGNTLAERLLPPVRPVAGALAGSIRRVNLPAGVKMVALTFDLCEASSEVSGYDGALVDYLRDQNVQATFFAGGKWAVSHPERASQIIADPLFEVGNHTWSHANMTVTTGTTMQRQVDDADMAIAARRAGAQAAGCNVADVPERTTLFRFPYGSCSADSMAYVNETGHLAIQWDVDSGDPAFLGAKFMAEAMLKAIKPGSIVLMHANGRGKHTAEALRILIPALKAKGYQFATVSQLIAAGTPVIAATCYSERPGDTKVYDDAARAGRRILPTQ; encoded by the coding sequence GTGCCCCGTCTCTCTTCCTCCCTTCTCCTCGCCCTTCCCCTCTGCCTCGCTGCCGGTGCCGCCGTGGCCGCGCCCGCCTGCTATGCGCCTTCGGCCCTCAAGGCCGTGCCGGGCGAGGAGAAGGTCCAGCCCCACACCTCCAGCGGCAACACGCTGGCCGAGCGTCTCCTGCCGCCCGTGCGGCCGGTGGCAGGGGCGCTGGCCGGTTCCATCCGGCGGGTGAACCTGCCGGCGGGCGTGAAGATGGTAGCCCTCACCTTCGACCTGTGCGAGGCCTCCAGCGAGGTCTCCGGCTATGACGGCGCGCTGGTGGATTATCTGCGCGACCAGAACGTCCAAGCCACGTTCTTCGCCGGCGGCAAATGGGCGGTGAGCCATCCCGAGCGGGCGTCCCAGATCATCGCCGATCCGCTGTTCGAAGTGGGCAACCACACCTGGTCCCACGCCAACATGACGGTGACCACCGGCACCACCATGCAGCGGCAGGTGGATGATGCCGACATGGCCATCGCCGCCCGCCGCGCGGGGGCGCAGGCCGCCGGCTGCAACGTCGCGGATGTGCCGGAGCGCACCACCCTCTTCCGCTTTCCCTATGGCTCGTGCTCCGCCGATTCCATGGCCTATGTGAACGAGACCGGCCATCTGGCCATCCAGTGGGACGTGGATTCCGGCGACCCCGCCTTCCTCGGCGCGAAATTCATGGCCGAGGCCATGCTCAAAGCCATCAAGCCCGGCTCCATCGTGCTCATGCACGCCAACGGGCGCGGCAAGCACACGGCGGAAGCCCTGCGCATCCTCATTCCGGCGCTCAAGGCCAAGGGGTACCAGTTCGCCACCGTGAGCCAGCTCATCGCCGCCGGCACGCCGGTGATCGCCGCCACCTGCTATTCCGAGCGCCCCGGCGACACCAAGGTCTATGACGATGCCGCACGCGCCGGCCGCCGCATCCTGCCGACGCAGTAG
- a CDS encoding TetR/AcrR family transcriptional regulator, translating to MTERTPPRRGYHHGNLKDALLDAARDLVATEGPAGVTLAEASRRAGVSPAAPYRHFKDRDALMAALAERGFAQFADELAQAFGDGAPDPASAFLRVGDAYLAFARREPGLYGAMFTVCPPGRETAQGGRAFALLAASAGQAAGVERLPQGAILSIWALAHGAATLAASGHLDEAEAHAALVAGVSGILKGARSD from the coding sequence ATGACGGAGCGCACGCCCCCGCGCCGGGGCTATCATCACGGCAACCTCAAGGACGCGCTGCTGGACGCGGCGCGCGATCTGGTCGCGACCGAAGGTCCGGCGGGTGTGACGCTCGCGGAAGCCTCGCGCCGGGCCGGCGTTTCTCCTGCGGCGCCCTACCGGCATTTCAAGGACCGTGACGCGCTCATGGCCGCTCTGGCCGAGCGGGGCTTTGCGCAGTTCGCGGACGAGCTGGCGCAGGCATTCGGCGACGGCGCGCCGGACCCCGCGAGCGCCTTCCTGCGGGTGGGCGACGCCTATCTCGCCTTCGCCCGCCGGGAGCCGGGGCTCTACGGCGCCATGTTCACCGTCTGCCCTCCGGGGCGGGAGACGGCGCAGGGCGGACGGGCCTTCGCGCTTCTCGCGGCCTCCGCCGGTCAGGCGGCGGGTGTCGAGCGCCTGCCGCAAGGCGCCATCCTCTCCATCTGGGCGCTGGCCCATGGCGCCGCGACCCTTGCCGCGTCCGGCCATCTCGATGAGGCCGAAGCCCACGCCGCGCTGGTGGCGGGCGTCAGCGGCATTCTGAAGGGTGCCAGATCCGACTGA
- a CDS encoding DUF2852 domain-containing protein translates to MSRCSFAPDASDFRSRWKGWEIAAMVAGFIVFWPLGLAMLLYKKLRRQGVERPAALRFGPLSRDTGNVAFEAYKADELRRLEEERRQLAAEQGAFEDFLYDLKRAKDREEFDAFIARRAARRSDG, encoded by the coding sequence ATGAGCAGATGCAGTTTCGCGCCGGACGCGTCGGACTTCCGGTCGCGCTGGAAGGGCTGGGAGATCGCGGCGATGGTGGCCGGCTTCATCGTCTTCTGGCCGCTCGGCCTTGCGATGCTGCTTTACAAGAAGCTGCGCCGCCAAGGCGTGGAACGGCCGGCGGCCTTGCGTTTCGGCCCGCTTTCCCGCGATACCGGAAATGTCGCGTTCGAAGCCTATAAGGCGGATGAACTGCGCCGCCTTGAGGAAGAGCGGCGCCAGCTTGCGGCAGAGCAGGGGGCGTTCGAGGATTTCCTCTACGACCTCAAGCGGGCCAAGGACCGGGAGGAATTCGATGCCTTCATCGCAAGGCGGGCGGCGCGGCGCAGCGACGGCTGA
- the phnE gene encoding phosphonate ABC transporter, permease protein PhnE, with amino-acid sequence MSATVPSLPPAQAAALAAAYDAATAKARLRSLLVAVVVAALALLAAWFAEVKPGALKDIAHFTDYLAKTIPTISAETPRADIVAWYWDLKNWARLLGETILMAYLGTLFGAIGGFVLCFLASANLVRNKAVIFLTRRFLEFCRTVPDVVFALIFVFAFGLGPVPGVLAISIHTAGALGKLFAEVVENIDMKPVEGLTATGATWVQRVRFGVVPQVLSNFASYGLLRFEINVRGAGVLGFVGAGGIGQEFLTAIRNFYYTDVSAILLMIIATVILIDLGTERIRHRLLFQDQRQ; translated from the coding sequence ATGTCCGCCACCGTTCCCAGCCTGCCGCCGGCCCAGGCAGCGGCTCTCGCTGCCGCCTATGACGCCGCGACGGCGAAGGCCCGCCTGCGCAGTCTTCTGGTTGCCGTGGTGGTGGCCGCGCTCGCTCTCCTCGCCGCATGGTTCGCCGAGGTGAAACCGGGCGCCCTGAAGGACATTGCGCACTTCACCGATTATCTCGCCAAGACCATCCCGACCATTTCCGCCGAGACCCCGCGGGCGGATATCGTCGCATGGTACTGGGACCTGAAGAACTGGGCGCGCCTTCTGGGCGAGACCATCCTGATGGCCTATCTCGGCACGCTGTTCGGCGCCATCGGCGGCTTCGTGCTGTGCTTCCTCGCCTCCGCGAACCTCGTGCGCAACAAGGCGGTGATCTTCCTCACCCGCCGCTTCCTCGAATTCTGCCGCACCGTCCCGGACGTGGTGTTCGCGCTGATCTTCGTCTTCGCCTTCGGCCTCGGGCCGGTGCCGGGCGTGCTCGCCATCTCCATCCACACCGCCGGCGCGCTGGGCAAGCTGTTCGCCGAGGTGGTGGAGAATATCGACATGAAGCCCGTGGAGGGCCTCACCGCCACCGGCGCCACATGGGTGCAGCGGGTGCGCTTCGGCGTGGTGCCGCAGGTGCTCTCGAACTTCGCCTCCTACGGCCTGCTGCGCTTCGAGATCAACGTGCGCGGCGCGGGCGTGCTGGGCTTCGTGGGTGCCGGCGGCATCGGCCAGGAATTCCTGACCGCGATCCGCAATTTCTACTACACGGACGTAAGCGCCATCCTGCTGATGATCATCGCCACGGTGATCCTCATCGACCTTGGCACCGAGCGCATCCGCCACCGCCTGCTCTTTCAGGATCAGCGCCAGTGA
- the phnD gene encoding phosphonate ABC transporter substrate-binding protein: MITRRSLIAAAAALTLTTSAAGAQEWKKQYPELTFAVIPAENASATTDIYTPFAEYLSKEIGVPVKLRIANDYAAVIEAQRTGSAQIAFYGPASYARAVITGVKIDPLVVQRHNTGLTGYYSVIWVRADSPYKELKDLKGKTIALVDPNSTSGNQAPRYFLNKEGASVDSFFGKSVYAGSHDNAVLAVAQGTADAAANAWNSETDNYLIRLMNRGLLKTADGKPLTEKDFRIVFKSDFLPEGPFAVLDSLPADLKAKIKQAFLDAPKKDKAAFDKLSGGKDIEFAPISAKDYDGIIGMVKYNDDQRKRS; the protein is encoded by the coding sequence ATGATCACCCGTCGCAGCCTGATCGCGGCCGCCGCCGCGCTCACCCTGACCACCAGCGCCGCCGGCGCGCAGGAGTGGAAGAAGCAGTATCCCGAGCTCACCTTCGCGGTGATCCCGGCCGAGAACGCCTCCGCCACCACCGACATCTACACCCCCTTCGCCGAATATCTCTCCAAGGAGATCGGCGTGCCGGTGAAGCTGCGCATCGCCAATGACTATGCGGCCGTCATTGAGGCCCAGCGTACCGGCAGCGCCCAGATCGCCTTCTACGGCCCGGCCTCCTACGCCCGCGCCGTCATCACCGGCGTGAAGATCGACCCGCTGGTGGTGCAGCGCCACAACACCGGCCTCACCGGCTATTATTCGGTGATCTGGGTGCGCGCGGACAGCCCGTACAAGGAGCTGAAGGATCTCAAGGGCAAGACCATCGCCCTCGTCGATCCCAACTCCACCTCGGGCAACCAGGCTCCCCGCTATTTCCTGAACAAGGAAGGCGCCTCGGTGGACAGCTTCTTCGGCAAGTCGGTCTATGCCGGCAGCCACGACAATGCCGTCCTCGCGGTGGCCCAGGGCACGGCGGACGCCGCCGCCAACGCCTGGAACTCCGAGACCGACAACTACCTGATCCGCCTGATGAACCGCGGCCTGCTCAAGACCGCCGACGGCAAGCCGCTGACGGAAAAGGACTTCCGCATCGTCTTCAAGTCGGACTTCCTGCCCGAGGGCCCGTTCGCGGTGCTCGATTCCCTTCCCGCCGACCTGAAGGCCAAGATCAAGCAGGCCTTCCTCGACGCCCCGAAGAAGGACAAGGCCGCCTTCGACAAGCTCTCCGGCGGCAAGGACATCGAGTTCGCGCCGATCTCGGCCAAGGACTATGACGGCATCATCGGCATGGTGAAGTACAACGACGATCAGCGGAAGCGCTCCTGA
- a CDS encoding amidase: MLLARNLFEDIRAERLTPRDVLELCAVAIAEQEADVHAFAALDLDRARTAAEAPGLARTPLAGLPVGIKDVIDTADLPTAYGTEAFAGNQPRTDAAVVRQVKRAGGIIPGKTVTTELAFLRPSITKNPRRLTHTPGGSSAGSAAAVAAGMLPLALGTQTGGSVLRPASFCGVTGYKPTFRLIPTVGMKVFSWHLDTIGLFGARVADVAYGAAAITGRDLDLADADIGPARFAVVRTARAHLADAASHAALDSAIAALAKAGADVREIALPEEIEAADAIHPVIQDYEGWHALADEYDNGLLSPLLRGHLEAAAAITPDAYDEARRTAKRARQRLGDLFADCDALLTFAAPGEAPEGFATTGSAMFNRLWTLMGTPCVSVPGLLGPSGLPVGVQVVGRFGRDRRTLAAAAFLERALAAR, translated from the coding sequence ATGCTGCTCGCCCGCAACCTGTTTGAAGACATCCGCGCTGAACGCCTGACGCCCCGCGACGTGCTGGAGCTCTGTGCCGTCGCCATCGCCGAGCAGGAAGCGGACGTGCACGCCTTCGCCGCCCTCGACCTCGACCGCGCACGCACCGCCGCCGAGGCGCCGGGGCTCGCTCGCACGCCCCTCGCCGGCCTGCCGGTGGGCATCAAGGACGTGATCGACACCGCCGACCTGCCGACCGCCTATGGCACGGAGGCCTTCGCCGGCAACCAGCCGCGCACGGACGCCGCCGTGGTGCGGCAGGTGAAGCGCGCGGGCGGGATCATTCCCGGCAAGACCGTCACCACCGAGCTCGCCTTCCTGCGGCCCTCCATCACCAAGAACCCGCGCCGGCTCACCCACACGCCCGGCGGCTCCTCGGCGGGCTCGGCGGCGGCTGTGGCGGCGGGCATGCTGCCGCTGGCGCTCGGCACACAGACCGGCGGCTCCGTGCTGCGGCCCGCCTCGTTCTGCGGCGTCACGGGCTACAAGCCCACGTTCCGCCTCATCCCCACCGTGGGCATGAAGGTCTTCTCCTGGCATCTCGACACCATCGGCCTGTTCGGCGCGCGGGTGGCGGACGTCGCCTACGGGGCCGCCGCCATCACCGGGCGCGACCTCGATCTGGCGGATGCCGACATCGGACCGGCGCGATTCGCCGTGGTGCGCACCGCCCGTGCGCATCTGGCGGATGCCGCATCCCACGCCGCCCTCGACAGCGCCATTGCGGCCCTCGCCAAGGCTGGCGCCGACGTGCGCGAGATCGCGCTGCCCGAGGAGATCGAGGCGGCCGACGCCATTCACCCTGTCATCCAGGACTATGAAGGCTGGCACGCGCTCGCCGACGAATATGACAACGGCCTCCTGTCTCCGCTGCTGCGCGGGCATCTGGAGGCGGCAGCCGCCATCACGCCGGATGCTTATGACGAGGCGCGCCGCACCGCCAAGCGCGCGCGCCAGCGCCTCGGCGACCTGTTCGCCGATTGTGACGCCTTGCTCACCTTCGCGGCACCCGGCGAGGCACCGGAGGGTTTTGCCACCACCGGATCGGCCATGTTCAACCGCCTGTGGACGCTGATGGGCACGCCCTGCGTCAGCGTGCCCGGCCTCCTCGGCCCCAGCGGCCTGCCGGTGGGCGTGCAGGTGGTGGGCCGCTTCGGCCGCGACCGCCGCACGCTGGCCGCAGCCGCCTTCCTGGAGCGGGCGCTCGCGGCACGCTGA
- the phnC gene encoding phosphonate ABC transporter ATP-binding protein, with amino-acid sequence MLVIDGLTCQFGSKTAVSDVNLEIGQGAFIGVIGRSGAGKSTLLRMINRLQDPTGGRILFEGRDVTGLRGQDLRLWRARAAMIFQQFNLVGRLDVLTNVLMGRLAEMPAWRALTKSWSADDKAMALSALEQFDIANLAAQRADSLSGGQQQRVAIARAMVQAPRLILADEPIASLDPRNTKVVMDALLRINKHFGITVLCNLHSLELARTYCDRLVGMAGGKVVFDGVPSQLTPAVAHDLYGLEAGEVMDLEIPAASGAHAPAALPATAAPSHH; translated from the coding sequence ATGCTCGTGATCGACGGCCTGACATGCCAGTTCGGCTCAAAGACGGCGGTGTCAGACGTGAATCTGGAAATCGGCCAGGGCGCCTTCATCGGCGTCATCGGCCGGTCCGGAGCAGGCAAGTCGACGCTGCTGCGCATGATCAACCGCCTGCAGGACCCGACGGGCGGCCGCATCCTCTTCGAGGGGCGCGACGTGACCGGCCTGCGCGGTCAGGACCTGCGCCTGTGGCGGGCCCGCGCCGCCATGATCTTCCAGCAGTTCAATCTGGTCGGGCGCCTAGACGTGCTCACCAACGTGCTGATGGGCCGCCTCGCGGAAATGCCGGCATGGCGCGCGCTCACCAAGAGCTGGAGCGCCGACGACAAGGCCATGGCGCTCTCCGCCCTTGAACAGTTCGACATCGCCAATCTGGCCGCCCAGCGCGCCGACAGCCTCTCCGGGGGCCAGCAGCAGCGCGTGGCCATCGCCCGCGCCATGGTGCAGGCGCCGCGCCTCATCCTGGCGGACGAGCCCATCGCCTCGCTGGACCCGCGCAACACCAAGGTGGTGATGGACGCGCTCCTGCGCATCAACAAGCATTTCGGCATCACCGTCCTGTGCAACCTGCACTCCCTTGAGCTGGCGCGCACCTATTGCGACCGGCTGGTGGGCATGGCGGGTGGCAAGGTGGTGTTCGACGGCGTGCCCTCGCAGCTTACGCCGGCTGTCGCCCACGATCTCTACGGCCTCGAGGCCGGCGAGGTCATGGATCTTGAGATTCCCGCCGCCTCCGGGGCCCATGCCCCTGCGGCCCTGCCGGCCACGGCCGCGCCCTCGCACCACTGA